Proteins found in one Zea mays cultivar B73 chromosome 1, Zm-B73-REFERENCE-NAM-5.0, whole genome shotgun sequence genomic segment:
- the LOC103643840 gene encoding premnaspirodiene oxygenase has product MDDATYNAILLALLAVSILTLLRPGGSRRRPPGPRTLPVIGSVHHVVNTLVHRRLRDLAAVHGPIMMLKIGPMPLVVVTSRELAREVLKVQDPNFANRPRLLVGGICGYGWADIIFAPTTDYWRKIRKLCIQEVLSPKRILSFQTIREEEVRLQVEAIRAAAGAPVNLTRMLYDISSRTISRSSFGEVRPDMPVFQDAIKRVIGLSSGFNVPDLFPRLRDVLGELSGMKRKLREIHRTFDAILVDIIDKRRRERAQMLAAGKEVVDENVVDVMLTLQKSDDAWGFPLTDNTIKAVVLDMFAGGTGTSGSSTEWAMSEIVRNPRVMKKLQEEIRRAFRGKETITETDLRRSDLRYLKLVMKEAIRLHPAAPLLVPRESIGTAELGGYVVPGGSRIVVNAWAISRDPRYWKDPEEFRPERFADDGAVDFYGLHFEFTPFGAGRRMCPGYNYGLASMELALLQLMYHFDWRLPPGVDELDMEEAMGLGVRRKNPLMLCATPYVPEPAMPVG; this is encoded by the exons ATGGACGACGCCACGTACAACGCCATCCTGCTGGCGCTCCTGGCCGTGTCCATCCTGACGCTGCTACGGCCGGGGGGCTCCCGGCGGCGGCCGCCGGGGCCGCGCACGCTGCCGGTGATCGGGAGCGTGCACCACGTGGTGAACACGCTGGTGCACCGCAGGCTGCGGGACCTGGCGGCGGTGCACGGGCCCATCATGATGCTCAAGATCGGGCCCATGCCGCTGGTGGTGGTCACGTCGCGGGAGCTGGCGCGCGAGGTGCTCAAGGTGCAGGACCCCAACTTCGCCAACCGGCCCCGGCTGCTGGTGGGCGGCATCTGCGGCTACGGCTGGGCCGACATCATCTTCGCGCCCACCACCGACTACTGGCGCAAGATCCGCAAGCTCTGCATCCAGGAGGTGCTCAGCCCCAAGCGCATCCTCTCCTTCCAGACCATCCGCGAGGAGGAGGTGCGCCTGCAGGTGGAGGCCATCCGGGCCGCCGCCGGCGCGCCGGTCAACCTCACCAGGATGCTGTACGACATCAGCAGCCGCACCATCTCCAGGTCCTCGTTCGGGGAGGTGCGCCCGGACATGCCCGTCTTCCAGGACGCCATCAAGCGCGTCATCGGCCTGTCCAGCGGCTTCAACGTGCCCGACCTGTTCCCCAGGCTCAGGGACGTGCTCGGCGAGCTCAGCGGGATGAAGCGCAAGCTCCGGGAGATACACCGGACCTTCGACGCCATACTCGTCgacatcatcgacaagaggcgcaGGGAGCGCGCCCAGATGCTGGCCGCCGGTAAGGAGGTCGTCGACGAGAACGTCGTCGACGTCATGCTCACGCTGCAGAAGAGCGACGACGCCTGGGGCTTCCCACTCACGGACAACACCATCAAAGCTGTCGTCTTG gaCATGTTCGCCGGCGGCACGGGCACGTCCGGCTCGTCGACGGAGTGGGCCATGTCGGAGATCGTGCGCAACCCGCGCGTGATGAAGAAGCTGCAGGAGGAGATCCGGCGCGCGTTCCGCgggaaggagaccatcaccgagACGGACCTCCGCAGAAGCGACCTCAGGTACCTGAAGCTCGTGATGAAGGAGGCGATCCGGCTGCACCCGGCGGCGCCGCTGCTGGTGCCGAGGGAGAGCATCGgcacggccgagctgggcggctaCGTGGTGCCTGGAGGCTCGCGGATCGTGGTCAACGCGTGGGCCATCTCGCGGGACCCGCGCTACTGGAAGGACCCCGAGGAGTTCAGGCCGGAGCGGTTCGCCGACGACGGCGCCGTCGACTTCTACGGCCTCCACTTCGAGTTCACGCCCTTCGGGGCCGGCCGCCGGATGTGCCCCGGATACAACTACGGGCTGGCGAGCATGGAGCTGGCGCTGCTGCAGCTCATGTACCACTTCGACTGGAGGCTTCCCCCCGGCGTGGACGAGCTCGACATGGAGGAGGCCATGGGCCTCGGCGTGCGGAGGAAGAACCCTCTCATGCTCT